In a single window of the Candidatus Deferrimicrobiaceae bacterium genome:
- a CDS encoding ACT domain-containing protein → MKVEQISIFLENKSGRLAEVTNILSRAGVNIRALSLADTADFGILRLIVNQTDRAKQVLKENGFTVGKTEVVALEVPDRPGGLGEILRILYEAGINVEYMYAFVQRSGDNAIIIFRFDELDKAIRVLTGAGVRVLRGEEVYAL, encoded by the coding sequence ATGAAGGTCGAGCAGATTTCGATTTTCCTGGAGAACAAGTCCGGGAGGCTGGCCGAGGTGACGAATATTCTCTCCCGGGCGGGCGTCAATATACGGGCGCTCTCCCTGGCCGACACCGCCGATTTCGGGATCCTTCGCCTGATCGTCAACCAGACCGACCGGGCGAAGCAGGTCCTGAAGGAGAACGGGTTCACGGTGGGGAAGACGGAGGTGGTGGCCCTCGAGGTCCCGGACCGTCCGGGGGGGCTGGGGGAGATCCTGAGGATCCTGTACGAGGCGGGAATCAACGTGGAGTACATGTACGCCTTCGTGCAGCGGTCGGGGGACAACGCGATCATCATCTTCCGGTTCGACGAGCTGGACAAGGCGATCCGGGTCCTGACGGGGGCCGGGGTGCGGGTGCTCAGGGGGGAGGAAGTCTACGCCCTGTAG